The Thioclava sp. GXIMD2076 sequence GGTTTGCTTGGTCATTGGGACATTCCTTGTGGTGATGTTCGGTTTTGTGTTATGGGTGCCCCAGCCCTTACGGGCTGAGGCGAGGGGGCTTAGATGGCCCCGTGCTGGATCAGGAAGCGGCGTCCGATGCCAAAGTGATCGCCCTTCCTGAGAAGCGCCCAAGCCTCGGCAATGCGGCGCTTCAAAGTGTCATCGCTAATTGTTCTCACCTCCTTTCGGCTTTCTGAGGGTTGGTTGGGGGGGCGTTGTCCGCCCCTCCCTTGTGGCCTGCTCGACAGGCCAGCCTCGGCGCGGGGCAGGGAGAAACCCCGCTGCCGATCTCAGACGGACAGGTCCGCGTAGGTTTCCTTGTCCTCGTAGCGAATGATGGGTTCGCCCTGCTCGGTGGTGCCGCCCCATGCGGGTCCGATGAAGCCCGCGATCTTCGGATGCCCCTGAAGCTCGGAACGGGTGCGCGGGTTGGACGAAATGCCGGTGATGCTGGTGCCCATGTCCTCGACCCATTGCTCGATGCAATCGGGATACACGGTGGTCATGCCTTCCTCGGTCGTGACGACAATCTGATAAGCCATGTCTGGCCTCCTTGTGGTGTGCCCCTTCCGGTCTTGGTGCCGAAAATCGGGGCGGGGTTTCTGGCGAGGTCCGCTGCAAGCGGCCCTCTCCTGAAAGCCTGCCTCCCGGCGAGGGCAGGAGGGGGACCCGCGCAAGTTCCATGACAAGGAAGGGGGGGAGGGGGATCACCCGGCCACGCAGCTCGGCCCCCGGCCGAGACCGTGGTTGGGGACACCCCCCCTGACGCCGCTCATGGTGCTTGCGTGGGGGAACCGGCGGTTCCCTAGACGGACAGGGCGCGCTTGCGCGTCATGGCCCAAGGATGCGGGCGGCGTTCGGCTTGACCGAACCCCCCGCCAGTGTGATCGCCGCGCTCGCGCGGGGATCTCGATATTCTCTTGTCGACCAAGTGGCCGCGAGCGCGACCTGGAGACTGTCTGGCCCCGCAAAAGGCCGAGGGAACCGAGGGAAGATCGTCACCCGAAGGGCCGAGATTTGCGTGTCGAACGGACCATGCCCCCGCGTCGATCCGCTGGCTCGGGACGAGACGGCGGGCGGCGCACCTGGGGGGCAGGGACGGGCGGCGCGGAAAGCTCGGGGAGTGGGCCGGTGCAGCCGGCGCACGAGTAGAGCCCGGTCCTGGGCGGGCGTGTCCTCGAGCGACTGCACGAGGTCACGAACGATCAGGATTTGCCCGAAGGCGGTATCACTTCCGACACCTTGACTGTTCCGCTATTGTTCTTCGATGATTCGTGAAACTTTCCTTGCCCCGCTTTATACTCTCCGTGTCAACAGCCTTGGGGCTGAACATGCTCTCCGCTTGAGTTGCATGTGCGGCGCGGGGCCGTGGTATCTAAACGGTTTCTGGTTGCGCCAGCGGTATCCAGAAACCGAGTTCCTGCGCTGGATCGCGAACAACCTACCGTGTCCCGCCTGTCGAACGCGGGACTGCATGGCCTGGGGCATTGTCGAGGCTGTTCATGAGGTTGGAAAATTGGCGAGGTAGGTTGGGGGGCCGTCTGCCCCCCGGTCCTCCGGCCCTCCCCCCGAGGATATTTTCGGGAAGATGAATGGCGGTCATTCGAGATCGAGCTTCACCGGATCGCCCCGCTCGGAAGGTCGCCAGCCTGAATCGAACAAGGAAATCCGGCCATAGCTCGGCCAAGCAATCTTGAGACGGGCTATCAGCCTAAGACGGGTCGCCTGCTCGGAAATCAGGGTCGCCACGTCGCTGACCGAAGCGCCATCGCGCAAGAGATACCATTCTCGGGTGCGGCTTCTGTCACGGTAGGCCAGTCGGCGGACTTCGGCATGACACCGAGCTTCGAGCGCGAAGGCGTGAGGCATTCTCACCGTCTGGATGATGACCATGCGACCTTGGACGCTGCGGGAAAGCTCTTTCCGGCGATCAACGGTCTTCCGTTGTGTGAAACCGATCTTAATCCGGCGCGGGTCGGCCTCGTCGCAGGTCAGATAGACGGTGCCCCAAGCTACGTTCCGGCGAAGCCAGCGGATACGGGTGAAGCCCCGCGACCGGCGGGCCATTAGGCCCGCTCCGGCCCGGTGATCCCGTAAGGGTTCGCCGGGCCGAATTTGATACCGTCCTGTTCAAAAAAACCCATGCTCCCGAGTAGCCATGCACGGTGAAACTCGGTTCCGGCGATAAGGCGGCGCACCTGGCGCGGCATCACCCGGCCAGAGTAGCCCGAGAGGTAAAGAAACATGAAAAGACGGTTCATGCTTCTTCTTTCACGGACTGCCACATCAGGACTGCCAGAAAGATCGACAGGCCAAAGGTGACACCAAAAATCCAGCCGTTGTATTCCACGACCCGCGCCAGAAGCCACGGCATATCTGTTCCGGTCAATCCAGCAATGACCGGCGGCGCAGTCGTGATAAAGGCCGCCATGATCGGGAGCATGGCGCAAAGCCGATAGCGTTGCGGGACAAAAATCAGAACCAGTAAAAGAACGAGTGCAAATGCAGTTACCATGATAAAACTCCATATTTTATTGGGATATTACGGGATTGCGCGAGGCGGGCCAACACGAGATTGACCCGCCCGCCGATGCGCTAGGTCATGCCTCGATCTCCCACGGCTTCGGCGCGAAAAGGTCTTTGGTCTGATAATCAGGGTGCGGTAGCGGCTCGACGTTCTCGGCCATGAAAACCACGGTGGATTGCCGGATTTTCGGCTCGCCCCGGTCGTTTCGTTCACGGGTCTTGATGACGGCGGAATACCGCCCCGGCTTCTCCGGGTCTGGCAACACAGCGTAGCTCTTTGGAGACTTGGGTAGGCCAAGCCAGCGCGTCCCCCACACCTCGGGGGGGGACGCGCGTTCAAACTCGATGACGGCCAGAAGATTGCGCTTGTCCGTCG is a genomic window containing:
- a CDS encoding GIY-YIG nuclease family protein; this translates as MARRSRGFTRIRWLRRNVAWGTVYLTCDEADPRRIKIGFTQRKTVDRRKELSRSVQGRMVIIQTVRMPHAFALEARCHAEVRRLAYRDRSRTREWYLLRDGASVSDVATLISEQATRLRLIARLKIAWPSYGRISLFDSGWRPSERGDPVKLDLE